One window of Papaver somniferum cultivar HN1 chromosome 9, ASM357369v1, whole genome shotgun sequence genomic DNA carries:
- the LOC113310283 gene encoding fasciclin-like arabinogalactan protein 17 codes for MDFQIHGVVSKTIFYVFTFLSILGTIYGSALPVNSSSGVQINSNSVLVALLDSHYTELSELVEKALLLQTLEEAVGKHNITIFAPRNEALERDLDPEFERFLLEPGNIKSLQKLLMFHIIPSRIGSSEWPSSSVNESTRHHTLSTHEHLNLFTNKDSTKKVDLAAVIHPDAVIRPDGIIHGIERLLIPRSVQEDFNSRRSLRAISAVIPEGAPEIDPRTNRLKKPIAPVPAGSPPALPIEDAIAPGPSLAPAPAPGPGGPRHHFDGHSQVKDFIQTLLHYGGYNEMADILVNLTSLATEMGKLVSEGYVITVLAPNDEAMSRLTTDQLSEPGAPEQIMYYHIIPEYQTEESMYNAVRRFGKVKYDTLRLPHKVVAQEADGSVKFGNGDESAYLFDPDIFTDGRISVQGIDGVLFPPDEKENQPKPETEKTVQSTGSKISVKPRRGKLLEVTCGVLWAVGQDSHFTDCQ; via the exons ATGGATTTCCAAATCCATGGCGTTGTTTCTAAAACCATATTCTATGTCTTTACATTCCTCTCTATTCTAGGTACAATCTATGGAAGTGCATTACCAGTAAATTCATCAAGTGGTGTTCAGATTAATTCGAATTCAGTTCTTGTTGCACTTCTAGACTCTCATTACACTGAACTCTCTGAATTGGTTGAGAAAGCTTTGTTATTACAGACATTAGAAGAAGCTGTTGGTAAACACAACATCACCATCTTCGCGCCAAGAAATGAAGCATTGGAGAGAGATCTTGATCCTGAATTCGAACGATTCTTACTCGAACCAGGTAACATCAAATCTCTTCAAAAACTGTTGATGTTTCATATCATCCCTAGTCGAATCGGATCGTCCGAGTGGCCTTCTTCATCTGTTAACGAGTCAACCAGGCATCATACTCTCTCCACTCATGAACATCTCAATTTATTCACGAACAAGGATTCAACAAAGAAAGTCGATCTCGCCGCAGTTATTCATCCCGATGCTGTAATTCGTCCTGACGGAATCATTCACGGAATTGAACGGCTATTAATTCCACGATCCGTGCAAGAGGATTTTAATAGTCGTCGTAGTTTACGGGCTATTTCTGCAGTTATACCAGAGGGAGCACCGGAAATTGATCCAAGAACAAACCGGTTGAAAAAGCCAATAGCACCGGTCCCAGCCGGTTCACCACCAGCTTTGCCGATTGAAGACGCAATTGCACCAGGTCCATCACTAGCACCAGCTCCAGCACCGGGTCCGGGAGGACCACGCCACCATTTCGACGGGCACAGTCAGGTTAAAGATTTTATTCAAACTCTGTTGCATTACGGTGGTTATAATGAAATGGCTGATATCCTTGTGAACTTAACTTCATTAGCAACTGAGATGGGTAAATTAGTATCAGAAGGTTATGTGATTACGGTATTAGCACCTAACGACGAAGCGATGTCGAGATTAACAACAGATCAATTGAGTGAACCTGGTGCACCCGAACAGATAATGTATTATCACATAATACCTGAATATCAAACTGAAGAGAGTATGTATAATGCCGTGAGAAGGTTTGGGAAAGTGAAATATGATACTTTGAGATTGCCTCACAAAGTTGTTGCTCAAGAAGCTGATGGGTCTGTTAAATTTGGGAATGGTGATGAATCCGCTTATCTGTTTGATCCTGATATCTTCACGGATGGTAGAATTTCAGTTCAAGGTATTGACGGAGTCCTATTTCCTCCtgatgaaaaagaaaatcaacccAAACCTGAAACTGAAAAGACTGTTCAGTCTACCGGTAGTAAAATTTCAGTCAAGCCAAGAAGAG GGAAATTATTGGAAGTAACTTGCGGGGTGCTATGGGCAGTTGGTCAGGATTCACATTTCACCGACTGCCAATGA